In Aquimarina sp. TRL1, a single window of DNA contains:
- a CDS encoding outer membrane lipoprotein-sorting protein, whose translation MNALKHFIVGLFFIAALSSQAQTADEIIDTYFENTGGKENWNKLKGVEMIGVMKMQGLEIPFEQLMTKDGKQSTTIEFQGQRMIWAAYDGTTSWSRNQMTMEPEKSDSEATENMKNAAKDWPSPFLNYKEKGYTVELIGKETVDGTETFKVKITKTPLLINGQKQPNISHYYFDTENFVPIVVEEQITEGPMKGQSIKSSISDYQEVNGLYFPFSQSNQFQTMEFKEFKIDPEIAAEKFAFPEKK comes from the coding sequence ATGAACGCACTTAAACATTTTATAGTAGGGCTTTTTTTTATAGCTGCACTCTCTTCACAGGCACAGACTGCCGATGAAATCATTGACACCTATTTCGAAAATACCGGTGGAAAAGAAAACTGGAACAAGTTAAAAGGTGTCGAAATGATCGGAGTTATGAAAATGCAGGGACTGGAGATCCCTTTTGAGCAATTGATGACCAAAGATGGAAAACAATCTACTACCATTGAATTCCAGGGACAGCGCATGATATGGGCTGCTTATGACGGAACCACTTCATGGTCTAGAAATCAAATGACAATGGAACCCGAAAAAAGCGATAGTGAAGCTACGGAAAATATGAAGAATGCGGCAAAAGACTGGCCTTCTCCATTCCTTAATTATAAGGAAAAAGGATACACTGTAGAATTAATCGGTAAGGAAACTGTAGATGGTACAGAAACCTTTAAGGTTAAAATTACTAAAACTCCACTACTGATTAACGGACAAAAACAACCTAATATCTCTCACTATTATTTTGATACAGAAAACTTTGTTCCAATTGTAGTTGAGGAGCAAATTACAGAAGGTCCTATGAAAGGACAATCTATAAAAAGTTCAATCAGTGATTATCAGGAGGTAAACGGATTATATTTTCCGTTCTCTCAGAGTAATCAATTCCAAACAATGGAGTTCAAAGAATTCAAAATTGATCCAGAAATAGCAGCAGAGAAATTCGCTTTCCCTGAAAAAAAATAA